In Salinigranum marinum, one DNA window encodes the following:
- a CDS encoding FAD-dependent oxidoreductase encodes MDPIVIVGGDAAGMSAASKFKRERPEREVVVFERGEYVSYAACGMPYYVKGAVDSLDDLVTVTPEAFVEERGIDLRLHHEVVELRPDKHEVVVEGPEGRLTQPYDQLLVATGAHAVVPPFEGMDLDGVFTMHSLPEADAVRDYLAFEEPETVGVVGGGYIGIEMAEAFREHDVEVHVFEMLPHVMAPFGETVAEAVEEELRRQGVHLHLDTAVERFVGDDSVTGIDVGGAVYDVELALVGVGVAPNTDLAASAGIELGETGAVATDEYGRTSRSGVFAAGDVAEARHAVTGEPDHVPLALTANRAGRAIGQTMAGDETPVGEIAGTAVVKAFDLTAARTGVIDEEQARGAGFDPVSVTITASSRAHYYPGAEELTITMLGDRVSGRVLGATMVGREGVAKRIDTVAVALHEGATAEELSYYDLAYAPPFSPVWDPVLTAAKVLDGKLG; translated from the coding sequence ATGGATCCGATCGTCATCGTCGGCGGCGACGCGGCCGGGATGAGCGCGGCCAGCAAGTTCAAGCGCGAGCGGCCGGAGCGCGAGGTCGTCGTCTTCGAGAGGGGCGAGTACGTCTCGTACGCCGCCTGTGGTATGCCGTACTACGTGAAGGGCGCGGTCGACTCGCTCGACGACCTCGTGACGGTCACGCCCGAGGCGTTCGTCGAGGAGCGTGGCATCGACCTGCGCCTCCACCACGAGGTGGTCGAACTCCGTCCCGACAAGCACGAAGTCGTCGTGGAAGGGCCCGAGGGACGGCTCACCCAGCCGTACGACCAGCTCCTGGTCGCGACCGGCGCGCACGCGGTCGTCCCCCCGTTCGAGGGGATGGACCTCGACGGCGTGTTCACGATGCACTCGTTGCCCGAGGCCGACGCGGTCCGCGACTACCTCGCGTTCGAGGAGCCCGAGACGGTGGGGGTCGTCGGGGGCGGCTACATCGGGATCGAGATGGCCGAGGCCTTCCGCGAGCACGACGTCGAAGTGCACGTCTTCGAGATGCTCCCGCACGTTATGGCCCCGTTCGGCGAGACCGTCGCCGAGGCCGTCGAGGAGGAGTTGCGCCGGCAGGGCGTCCACCTCCACCTCGACACCGCAGTCGAGCGGTTCGTCGGCGACGACAGCGTGACGGGGATCGACGTGGGCGGCGCGGTGTACGACGTGGAGTTGGCGCTCGTCGGCGTCGGCGTCGCCCCGAACACCGACCTCGCGGCGTCGGCGGGGATCGAACTGGGCGAGACGGGCGCGGTCGCGACCGACGAGTACGGCCGGACCTCCCGGTCGGGCGTGTTCGCCGCGGGCGACGTCGCCGAGGCGCGACACGCCGTCACGGGCGAGCCGGACCACGTCCCGCTCGCGCTGACGGCGAACCGTGCGGGGCGAGCCATCGGGCAGACGATGGCCGGCGACGAGACCCCCGTGGGGGAGATCGCCGGCACGGCCGTCGTGAAGGCGTTCGACCTCACGGCGGCACGAACAGGCGTGATCGACGAGGAGCAGGCGCGAGGGGCGGGCTTCGACCCCGTCTCCGTCACGATCACGGCCTCGTCGCGGGCCCACTACTACCCCGGGGCCGAGGAGCTCACCATCACGATGCTCGGCGATCGGGTGTCGGGCCGCGTGCTTGGGGCGACGATGGTCGGCCGCGAGGGTGTCGCCAAACGCATCGACACGGTCGCCGTCGCCCTCCACGAGGGCGCGACCGCCGAGGAGCTGTCGTACTACGACCTCGCGTACGCACCGCCGTTCAGTCCGGTGTGGGACCCGGTGTTGACCGCGGCGAAGGTGCTCGACGGGAAACTCGGGTGA
- a CDS encoding SRPBCC domain-containing protein — MHLTETDEGVDVEWWTEADVFGRVAQMGQRVVNPVANRVVNRFFKQIQGQLTEVSAESSSGLRDRVRNLL, encoded by the coding sequence ATGCATCTCACGGAGACTGACGAGGGCGTCGACGTGGAGTGGTGGACCGAGGCGGACGTGTTCGGTCGCGTCGCCCAGATGGGCCAGCGCGTCGTCAACCCGGTGGCGAACCGGGTAGTGAACCGCTTTTTCAAACAGATCCAGGGCCAGTTGACCGAGGTCAGCGCGGAGTCGTCGTCGGGCCTGCGTGACCGGGTCCGGAACCTCCTCTGA
- a CDS encoding chromosome partitioning protein ParA: protein MILAVVGGKGGVGKSTLAYNVGAALDSREWRRSAASASGGAVVVDADLGMADLPFARGPDLHDVLAGRACPVEAVREGPVRVLPCGRSLAGARAADLGRLDDAIRAVEREFGDVVVDCPAGMRADAGVPLAVADACLLVASPAPFAVADAVRTRELTRELDCGLVGVALNRADDADAKAAETFERILGAPVTRVPTDAALGRSVETGQPVAVDSDGAVVDALDRLGDAVRAAKRV, encoded by the coding sequence GTGATCCTCGCCGTCGTGGGCGGGAAGGGCGGGGTCGGCAAGTCGACGCTCGCGTACAACGTCGGCGCGGCGCTGGATTCGCGCGAGTGGCGTCGCTCGGCAGCGTCCGCTTCCGGCGGGGCCGTCGTCGTCGACGCTGACCTCGGGATGGCGGACCTGCCGTTCGCGCGCGGACCGGACCTCCACGACGTGCTGGCCGGCCGCGCGTGTCCCGTCGAAGCGGTCCGCGAGGGACCGGTCCGTGTCCTCCCGTGCGGGCGCTCGCTCGCCGGCGCACGGGCGGCCGACCTCGGCCGTCTCGACGATGCCATCCGTGCCGTCGAACGGGAGTTCGGCGACGTCGTCGTCGACTGTCCGGCCGGGATGCGCGCCGACGCGGGCGTCCCGCTCGCCGTCGCCGACGCCTGCCTCCTCGTCGCTTCGCCGGCACCGTTCGCCGTGGCCGACGCGGTCCGGACGCGGGAACTCACCCGCGAACTCGACTGCGGGCTCGTCGGCGTCGCACTCAACCGCGCCGACGACGCCGACGCGAAGGCGGCCGAGACGTTCGAACGAATCCTCGGTGCCCCGGTCACGCGTGTTCCGACCGACGCGGCCCTCGGCCGATCAGTCGAGACCGGGCAGCCAGTCGCCGTCGACTCCGACGGGGCTGTTGTCGACGCGCTCGATCGACTGGGCGACGCCGTCCGGGCCGCAAAACGAGTCTGA
- a CDS encoding type 1 glutamine amidotransferase, producing the protein MDNSNEEVDIALLDASLGDTPAERNLRRELDGAVTVFKLSDGESPPAVGAEFPFDAAVISGSQTSVYDDESWIAETEAWVREAVESGLPVLGVCWGHQLLAQALGGDVDPMGSHELGYAAVDLIDDDPLFDGFDASFVAFETHSDEVTRLPAAASVLAENDRALQAFRIRNAWGVQFHPEYDLGTARWVTENKRGQLTDAAVDAILDTITPARHAETADATRVFDNFLAFARRTRSHLDVRS; encoded by the coding sequence ATGGACAATTCGAACGAGGAGGTCGACATCGCGCTCCTCGACGCGTCGCTCGGCGACACCCCGGCCGAACGGAACCTCCGGCGTGAACTCGACGGCGCGGTGACCGTCTTCAAACTGAGCGACGGGGAGTCCCCACCCGCGGTTGGAGCGGAGTTCCCGTTCGACGCCGCCGTGATCTCGGGCTCACAGACATCGGTGTACGACGACGAGTCGTGGATCGCGGAGACCGAAGCGTGGGTCCGCGAGGCGGTCGAGTCGGGCCTGCCCGTCCTCGGCGTCTGCTGGGGCCACCAGCTCCTCGCACAGGCGCTCGGCGGCGACGTCGATCCGATGGGGAGCCACGAACTCGGCTACGCGGCCGTCGATCTGATCGACGACGATCCGCTGTTCGACGGGTTCGACGCGTCGTTCGTCGCGTTCGAGACGCACTCCGACGAGGTGACGCGGCTCCCGGCCGCGGCGTCGGTGCTCGCCGAGAACGACCGCGCGTTACAGGCGTTCCGGATCCGGAACGCCTGGGGCGTCCAGTTCCACCCCGAGTACGACCTCGGCACCGCCCGGTGGGTCACGGAGAACAAACGCGGCCAGCTCACCGACGCGGCGGTCGACGCGATCCTCGACACGATCACGCCGGCGCGTCACGCCGAGACGGCGGACGCGACGCGCGTGTTCGACAACTTCCTCGCGTTCGCTCGGCGGACGCGCTCGCACCTCGACGTCCGTAGCTGA
- a CDS encoding DUF1684 domain-containing protein — protein MTTTDAPDGWEAAVEREREKKARFFRDGPQSPLPPDRRGEAFPGLDYYDPDPAYRYELELHAYDDPEEVTVGTTAEGEQRYRRYGEFHLTVGGESVTLHAYRPADGSDRLWVPFRDETSGEETYGAGRYLDLEPDHHRTAEDTWVVDFNRAYNPTCAYNPAYECPLVPTENWLDVRIEAGERAFPAPHGVEDA, from the coding sequence ATGACCACGACAGACGCGCCGGACGGCTGGGAGGCGGCGGTCGAACGGGAACGCGAGAAGAAAGCACGCTTCTTCCGGGACGGCCCTCAGTCGCCGTTGCCACCGGACCGCCGCGGCGAGGCGTTCCCCGGGCTCGACTACTACGATCCCGACCCCGCGTACCGTTACGAACTCGAACTGCACGCGTACGACGACCCCGAGGAGGTGACGGTCGGAACGACCGCCGAAGGCGAGCAGCGCTACCGGCGGTACGGCGAGTTCCACCTGACGGTCGGCGGCGAGTCCGTGACGCTGCACGCGTACCGGCCCGCGGACGGGAGCGACCGGCTGTGGGTCCCGTTCCGCGACGAGACCAGCGGCGAGGAGACGTACGGCGCCGGCCGGTACCTCGACCTCGAACCCGACCACCACCGCACCGCCGAGGACACGTGGGTCGTCGACTTCAACCGGGCGTACAACCCGACGTGTGCGTACAACCCGGCGTACGAGTGTCCGCTCGTGCCGACGGAGAACTGGCTCGACGTCCGTATCGAGGCGGGCGAACGTGCGTTCCCCGCCCCTCACGGGGTCGAGGACGCGTAG
- a CDS encoding OsmC family protein, whose product MSESALSTYELTGRRISPQRMEVDTGETTFEIGASVNPIEYFLGSVVGCLNSTGTVVARDMGIEIDELELTVEGAVNYAKYKGEPTDDRAGLQRVEVTVSVDADADESELRTWLAAVEDRCPVTDNVENGTAVDVGLDVH is encoded by the coding sequence ATGAGCGAGTCAGCACTGTCGACGTACGAACTCACCGGACGACGGATCAGCCCGCAACGGATGGAAGTGGACACCGGCGAGACGACCTTCGAGATCGGTGCGAGCGTCAACCCCATCGAGTACTTCCTGGGGTCGGTCGTCGGCTGTCTCAACTCGACCGGGACGGTCGTCGCTCGGGATATGGGGATCGAGATCGACGAGTTAGAACTGACGGTCGAGGGAGCAGTGAACTACGCGAAGTACAAGGGCGAACCGACGGACGACCGGGCCGGACTCCAGCGTGTCGAGGTGACCGTGTCGGTCGACGCCGACGCCGACGAGTCGGAGCTTCGAACGTGGCTCGCGGCCGTCGAAGACCGGTGTCCGGTCACCGACAACGTCGAGAACGGGACCGCCGTCGACGTCGGTCTGGACGTCCACTGA
- a CDS encoding TOBE domain-containing protein gives MSLSARNRLSGTVQRVETSGLIAEVVVELDDGETVTAVITSGSAERLGLEAGSEVDAVVKATEVMIETR, from the coding sequence ATGAGTCTCAGTGCGCGAAACAGACTGTCCGGAACCGTCCAGCGCGTCGAAACAAGCGGGCTGATCGCCGAGGTTGTCGTCGAACTCGACGACGGGGAGACGGTCACGGCGGTCATCACCAGCGGCTCGGCCGAACGTCTCGGCCTCGAAGCCGGCAGCGAGGTCGACGCCGTCGTGAAGGCGACGGAAGTGATGATCGAGACCCGGTAG
- a CDS encoding VIT1/CCC1 transporter family protein, whose product MSSVRRQLARLLGNEEVRSIARRYFVSNGFDGTLTGIGVVVGAVLSGVPDGLTVIKIGLGAAVGLGTSAVWSVWEIERAETRAAIDRLERAMLTDLDDTRVERERSSARLFHATMSGLGPLIGILVPLVPFLLVGGVFTLVEAAVVAVGIGIGILGVFGAYMGSISGQRWYVAAVRMALAGLVVALINVALPG is encoded by the coding sequence ATGAGTTCCGTCCGTCGGCAGCTGGCCCGACTGCTCGGGAACGAGGAGGTCCGCTCGATCGCCCGCCGGTACTTCGTCTCGAACGGCTTCGACGGGACGCTCACGGGCATCGGTGTCGTCGTCGGCGCGGTCCTCTCGGGTGTCCCCGACGGCCTCACGGTAATCAAGATCGGTCTCGGTGCCGCGGTCGGGCTGGGCACGTCGGCCGTCTGGAGCGTCTGGGAGATCGAACGGGCCGAGACCAGGGCCGCCATCGACCGGCTCGAACGGGCGATGCTCACCGACCTCGACGACACCCGCGTCGAGCGCGAACGGTCGAGCGCCCGGCTCTTCCACGCGACGATGAGCGGGCTCGGCCCACTCATCGGCATCCTCGTCCCGCTCGTCCCGTTTCTCCTCGTCGGCGGGGTGTTCACGCTGGTCGAAGCGGCGGTCGTCGCCGTCGGCATCGGGATCGGCATCCTCGGCGTCTTCGGCGCGTACATGGGCTCGATCTCGGGCCAGCGGTGGTACGTCGCGGCGGTCCGCATGGCGCTTGCGGGACTGGTCGTCGCGCTGATCAACGTCGCCCTGCCGGGGTGA
- the trxA gene encoding thioredoxin has product MSDAAPQVSDEPVHVESAEQFEEFTGRDGVVIADFYADWCGPCKMLEPTLASIAAETDATVVKVDVDAHQELAATFGVQGVPNLVFFRDGDPKKRVVGVQGQAALESVVASLSD; this is encoded by the coding sequence ATGTCAGACGCGGCACCGCAGGTCAGCGACGAACCGGTCCACGTAGAGTCGGCCGAACAGTTCGAGGAGTTCACGGGACGGGACGGCGTCGTCATCGCCGACTTCTACGCCGACTGGTGTGGACCGTGCAAGATGCTCGAGCCCACGCTGGCGTCGATCGCGGCCGAGACCGACGCGACCGTCGTGAAGGTCGACGTCGACGCCCACCAAGAACTGGCGGCCACGTTCGGCGTTCAGGGCGTACCGAACCTCGTCTTCTTCCGCGACGGAGACCCCAAGAAACGGGTCGTCGGCGTGCAGGGACAGGCCGCGCTCGAATCGGTCGTCGCGTCGCTGTCGGACTGA
- a CDS encoding minichromosome maintenance protein MCM: MAQAPQNQELTERFIQFYRNYYRDEIGRLAQRYPNEQRSLYVDYDDLYTFDPDLAEDYLAKPDQLQRYAQEALRLYDLPADVSLGQAHVRLRTIPDSIDIRNIRVHDDHIGKLVSVQGIVRKATDVRPKITEAAFECQRCGTMTYIPQQDSGFQEPHECQGCERQGPFRVNFDQSEFVDSQKIRVQESPEDLRGGETPQSIDINIEDDITGKVTAGDHVTLNGVLHIEQQTSNNEKTPIFDLYMDGVSITIEDEEFEDMEITDEDKQEIVELSSHPDIYDEMIASVAPSIYGYDQEKLAMILQLFSGVTKRLPDGSRIRGDLHMLLIGDPGTGKSQLLSYIRHIAPRSVYTSGKGSSAAGLTAAAVRDDFGDGQQWTLEAGALVLADKGIAAVDELDKMRSEDRSAMHEALEQQSISISKAGINATLKSRCSLLGAANPKYGRFDQYEPIGEQIDLEPALISRFDLIFTVTDQPDPEKDGDLADHILQTNYAGELNTQRTRMTNSNFSQAEVDAATEEVEPAIEPDLLRKYIAHAKRNCYPTMTDEARRAIREFYVDLRARGADEDAPVPVTARKLEALVRLAEASARVRLSDTVEAEDAERVIAIVRSCLEAIGVDPETGEFDADVIETGTTKTQRDRIKNLKHLISTLEDEFEEGAPVDEVLDRAETELGLDRTKAEDEIEKLRRKGEVYEPRQDHLRTT; the protein is encoded by the coding sequence ATGGCGCAGGCCCCGCAGAACCAGGAACTCACGGAGCGGTTCATCCAGTTCTACCGCAACTACTATCGCGACGAGATCGGGAGACTCGCCCAGCGGTACCCCAACGAGCAGCGCTCGCTGTACGTCGACTACGACGACCTGTACACGTTCGACCCCGACCTCGCCGAAGACTACCTCGCCAAGCCGGACCAACTCCAGCGGTACGCCCAGGAAGCCCTCCGCCTCTACGACCTCCCGGCCGACGTCAGCCTCGGTCAGGCGCACGTCCGCCTCCGGACCATCCCCGACTCGATCGACATCCGCAACATCCGGGTCCACGACGACCACATCGGGAAACTCGTCTCCGTGCAGGGTATCGTCCGCAAGGCTACGGACGTCCGCCCGAAGATCACGGAGGCCGCCTTCGAGTGCCAGCGCTGTGGGACGATGACGTACATCCCCCAGCAGGACAGTGGCTTCCAGGAACCGCACGAGTGCCAGGGCTGTGAGCGACAGGGGCCATTCAGAGTGAACTTCGATCAGAGCGAGTTCGTCGACTCCCAGAAGATCCGGGTCCAGGAGTCGCCGGAGGACTTGCGAGGTGGAGAGACGCCACAGAGCATCGACATCAACATCGAGGACGACATCACGGGGAAGGTCACGGCGGGCGACCACGTCACGCTCAACGGGGTGCTCCACATCGAACAGCAGACGTCGAACAACGAGAAGACGCCCATCTTCGACCTCTACATGGACGGCGTCTCGATCACCATCGAGGACGAGGAGTTCGAGGACATGGAGATCACCGACGAGGACAAACAGGAGATCGTCGAACTCTCCTCGCACCCGGACATCTACGACGAGATGATCGCCTCCGTCGCCCCCTCGATCTACGGGTACGACCAGGAGAAGCTCGCGATGATCCTCCAGCTGTTCTCGGGCGTGACGAAACGCCTCCCCGACGGATCGCGGATCCGTGGCGACCTCCACATGCTTCTCATCGGTGATCCTGGTACCGGAAAGAGTCAGCTCCTCTCGTACATCCGACATATCGCACCACGGTCGGTCTACACCTCCGGGAAAGGTTCGAGTGCGGCCGGGCTCACCGCTGCGGCCGTCCGCGACGACTTCGGTGACGGCCAGCAGTGGACGCTGGAGGCCGGTGCGCTCGTCCTCGCGGACAAGGGTATCGCGGCCGTCGACGAACTCGACAAGATGAGATCGGAGGACCGGTCGGCCATGCACGAAGCGCTCGAACAGCAGTCGATCAGTATCAGCAAGGCCGGCATTAACGCCACGCTCAAATCGCGCTGTTCGCTTTTGGGCGCGGCGAACCCGAAGTACGGCCGGTTCGACCAGTACGAACCCATCGGCGAACAGATCGACCTCGAACCCGCGCTCATCTCGCGGTTCGACCTCATCTTCACGGTCACGGATCAGCCAGACCCCGAGAAAGACGGCGACCTCGCCGACCACATCCTCCAGACGAACTACGCGGGCGAACTGAACACCCAGCGGACGCGGATGACGAACTCGAACTTCTCACAAGCGGAGGTCGACGCGGCCACCGAGGAGGTCGAACCGGCGATCGAACCCGACCTCCTCCGGAAGTACATCGCCCACGCCAAGCGTAACTGCTACCCGACGATGACCGACGAGGCACGGCGGGCGATCCGTGAGTTCTACGTCGACCTCCGGGCGAGAGGGGCCGACGAGGACGCGCCCGTCCCCGTGACGGCCCGGAAGCTAGAGGCGCTCGTCCGGCTCGCGGAGGCCTCGGCGCGAGTGCGGCTCTCCGACACCGTCGAGGCCGAGGACGCAGAACGCGTCATCGCGATCGTCCGCTCCTGTCTGGAGGCGATCGGCGTCGACCCCGAGACCGGGGAGTTCGACGCCGACGTCATCGAGACGGGCACCACGAAGACCCAGCGCGACCGCATCAAGAACCTCAAACACCTGATCTCGACGCTCGAAGACGAGTTCGAGGAGGGCGCGCCCGTCGACGAGGTGCTCGACCGCGCCGAGACCGAGTTGGGACTCGACCGCACGAAGGCGGAGGACGAGATCGAGAAACTCCGACGGAAGGGCGAGGTGTACGAGCCCCGGCAGGATCACCTCCGGACGACCTGA